In one Juglans regia cultivar Chandler chromosome 11, Walnut 2.0, whole genome shotgun sequence genomic region, the following are encoded:
- the LOC109021179 gene encoding alpha-glucan water dikinase 2 isoform X2, with protein MASSKPASSSQVPRVHHFELVEGTQLQIDVIGSSSGRNVRIELQLRNCTTTWILHWGCIYRGNMNWFIPADHPSGKKAYKQGALQTPFTKSGEIYLLVIELRDPNIHAIEFVLKDGNRDRWLKLNHGNFRIEIPESDATLSHPTIPKDLIERKAYLLWESKGRPVSSPQQQKQEYDNALGELQIQLSKGLSLNELQSTYLSANTRSMATDRQEIRSHMPHSYQRRHNVDQWLQKHSEGHAKSTRLLSSSLLNLVEKSMGGDNVVSQQCYHVGNYEIVVLVKVVSGDCHILVATNMKGYAVLHWGISKSSPGEWLAPPAEILPEKSKLVVGACQTYFTEKSTGQAFFQVVDVNFQQRNFVGVQFIIWNGGSWIKNNGENFFVGLKLMKPIGKVYGDRDGEGIVKWLLDEISRREKEAERSLMHRFNIATELTERCKTEELGLIGILVWFRFMACRHLTWNKNYNVKPREISEAQDKFTNLLLRIYLNQPNDREIVRLIMACVGRGGQGDVGQRIRDDILVLQRNNDCKTGMMEEWHQKLHNNSSPDDVIICEALLNYIKCGFRIDMYWQTLNVNGLTKEKLASYDRPIVSEPRFRTEAKEGLIRDLTAYLRTLKAVHSGVDLESAIETCMGTSVKVIAGHDFTRVDSIGGLSQRLQECLDFVKAHVRDENIGQLMQLLESRIELRPVLLSTHGRSKDLLFLDLALSSSVRTTMERGLKNLSFANPPEMMFFISLVLEDLCLSMVNNQDFIYCTKDWYRVSELYTYNSQWALQAKAVLDRVQLVLSERAQHYQKKIQPSADYLGNLLGVEKWAIDIFTEELIRAGSASILSSLINRFGPILRKVANLDCWQVISPAEVCGFIVSVDELVATQRRVYRKPTIILANRVTGDEEIADGIVAVLTLDMPDVLSHVAIRARNAKVCFASCFDQNIYRDLKLKEGKAISIRLKSTNLVTSDISSFNVSQNSFVSSSIPRGVALKKKTFYGKYAVSVEEFSSEMVGSKSCNIKFLGERVPSWVKIPMSVALPFGAFETVLSEYVNKDIANKISHFMKSVRGGDLSKLQGIQESVLQMNAPMALIHELKSKMRSSRMPWPGDEGDERWNHAWQAIKKVWASRWNERAFISCKKANLNHDNLCMAVLVQEVICGQYAFVTHTKNPLSGDTSEIYTEVVKGLGETLVGAYPGRAMSFITKKTSLMSHVVIGYPSKLIGLYCKQSIIFRSDSNGEDLEGYAGAGLYDSVVMDKVEKVVLDYSNDRLIVDKAFQNSLFSKIAEAGKIIEGLYGCPQDIEGVVKDGVIYVVQSRPQI; from the exons ATGGCATCTTCAAAGCCTGCAAGCTCTTCCCAAGTTCCTCGAGTTCATCATTTTGAGCTCGTAGAAGGAACGCAACTTCAG ATTGATGTGATCGGATCTTCAAGTGGACGCAATGTTAGAATTGAACTTCAACTTAGGAACTGTACAACAACTTGGATACTCCACTGGGGTTGTATTTACCGTGGAAATAT GAACTGGTTCATTCCTGCTGATCATCCTTCTGGGAAAAAGGCTTACAAGCAAGGCGCATTGCAGACACCATTTACAAAG AGTGgagaaatatatttattagtcATTGAATTGCGGGACCCCAATATACATGCCATTGAATTTGTTTTGAAAGATGGCAATCGTGATAGATG GTTGAAATTAAACCATGGGAATTTTCGAATAGAGATACCTGAGAGTGATGCTACTCTTTCACACCCCACTATACCGAAGGATCTGATAGAACGCAAGGCATATTTACTCTGGGAAAGCAAGGGTAGGCCAGTAAGCTCACCGCAACAACAAAAG CAAGAATATGACAATGCTTTAGGAGAGCTCCAAATTCAGCTGTCGAAGGGTTTGTCTCTGAATGAGTTGCAGAGTACTTATCTAAGTGCAAATACTAGATCAATGGCTACTGATAGACAAGAAATCAGGAGTCATATGCCGCACTCTTACCAAAGGAGACATAATGTCGACCAATGGTTGCAAAAGCACTCGGAGGGACATGCCAAAAGCACTAGGTTGCTGTCATCATCTTTGTTGAATCTTGTAGAGAAATCTATGGGAGGAGACAATGTGGTCTCACAGCAATGTTATCACGTTGGCAACTATGAAATTGTG GTCCTTGTAAAAGTCGTTAGTGGTGACTGTCACATTTTGGTTGCTACGAACATGAAAGGTTATGCAGTGCTTCATTGGGGCATATCAAAGTCGTCCCCTGGGGAATGGTTG GCCCCTCCAGCAGAGATATTGCCTGAAAAGTCAAAGCTTGTTGTTGGAGCATGCCAAACTTATTTTACAGAGAAATCAACTGGACAAGCATTCTTTCAG GTTGTAGACGTTAACTTTCAGCAAAGGAATTTTGTGGGCGTCCAATTTATAATATGGAATGGAGGGTCTTGGATAAAAAATAATGGGGAAAATTTCTTTGTGGGCCTGAAACTAATGAAACCTATTGGGAAg GTCTATGGCGATCGGGATGGGGAAGGAATTGTCAAATGGTTACTTGATGAAATATctagaagagaaaaagaggcTGAGAGGTCATTGATGCACAG GTTCAACATTGCGACAGAATTGACTGAGCGCTGTAAAACTGAGGAACTGGGGCTTATTGGTATTTTAGTCTGGTTCAGATTCATGGCTTGCAGGCATCTAACGTGGAACAAGAATTACAATGTGAAGCCTCG TGAGATCAGTGAAGCTCAAGATAAGTTTACCAATTTACTACTAAGAATATATTTGAACCAGCCAAATGATCGGGAAATTGTGAGGCTTATAATGGCATGTGTTGGTCGTGGAGGTCAGGGCGATGTTGGGCAGAGGATCCGTGATGATATACTTGTGCTTCAG AGAAATAATGACTGCAAGACTGGAATGATGGAGGAATGGCACCAAAAGTTGCACAATAACAGTAGCCCAGATGATGTAATAATTTGTGAG GCACTCTTAAACTACATAAAATGTGGTTTTAGAATTGATATGTATTGGCAAACATTGAATGTAAATGGTCTCACCAAAGAGAAGCTTGCAAGTTATGATCGTCCAATTGTCTCGGAGCCTCGCTTCAGGACTGAAGCCAAGGAGGGTCTCATCCGTGACCTTACAGCGTACTTGAGGACATTAAAG GCAGTTCACTCAGGTGTTGACCTTGAATCTGCTATAGAAACTTGTATGGGTACCTCTGTCAAGGTAATTGCT GGTCATGATTTTACCAGAGTTGATTCTATTGGTGGTTTGTCACAAAGGTTGCAG GAATGCCTGGACTTTGTCAAAGCACATGTTCGTGATGAAAATATTGGTCAACTAATGCAG TTATTGGAATCTCGCATTGAGCTTCGCCCTGTTCTGCTCAGCACTCATGGAAGATCAAAAGATTTACTTTTCCTTGATCTTGCTTTGAGTTCATCTGTTAGAACCACTATGGAAAGGGGACTGAAGAATCTAAGCTTTGCAAATCCACCA GAGATGATGTTCTTCATTTCCTTAGTACTTGAAGATTTATGTCTGTCAATGGTCAACAATCAAGACTTTATATACTGCACTAAG GACTGGTACCGTGTTTCTGAATTATACACTTATAATAGTCAGTGGGCGTTACAAGCGAAGGCTGTCCTTGATAGAGTACAGCTAGTACTTTCTGAAAGGGCTCAGCATTACCAGAAAAAGATCCAGCCTAGTGCAGATTATCTCGGTAATTTGCTCGGTGTTGAAAAATGGGCG ATTGATATATTTACGGAGGAGTTAATAAGGGCAGGATCAGCTTCTATTCTGTCTTCTCTCATTAACCGTTTCGGTCCTATTCTTAGAAAAGTTGCAAATTTGGACTG TTGGCAGGTCATCAGCCCTGCGGAAGTATGTGGTTTTATAGTTTCGGTTGATGAGTTGGTTGCTACTCAGAGAAGAGTTTATAGAAAACCAACCATTATACTTGCAAACAGAGTAACTGGAGATGAGGAGATTGCAGATGGGATTGTAGCTGTGCTAACACTTGACATGCCAGATGTTTTGTCCCATGTCGCTATCAGAGCAAGAAATGCAAAG GTATGTTTTGCTTCATGCTTCGATCAGAATATTTATAGGGATCTCAAGTTGAAGGAAGGCAAAGCAATATCAATACGTCTGAAGTCAACGAATTTAGTTACCAG TGACATCAGTAGCTTCAATGTATCTCAAAAttcctttgtttcttcttccatcCCTCGAGGAGTTGCCCTTAAAAAAAAGACCTTCTATGGTAAATATGCTGTTTCAGTCGAGGAGTTCAGTAGTGAGATG GTTGGTTCAAAATCTTGCAATATTAAGTTTTTAGGAGAAAGGGTGCCGTCATGGGTTAAGATTCCAATGTCAGTTGCCCTACCATTTGGTGCCTTCGAGACTGTTCTGTCTGAATATGTCAATAAG GACATAGCAAACAAGATTTCTCATTTCATGAAGTCTGTAAGAGGTGGTGACCTTTCAAAACTTCAAGGAATTCAGGAATCTGTTCTACAAATGAATGCCCCTATGGCTTTG ATCCATGAACTTAAGAGTAAGATGAGAAGTTCAAGAATGCCTTGGCCCGGTGATGAAGGTGATGAGAGGTGGAATCATGCCTGGCAAGCAATAAAGAAG GTTTGGGCTTCCAGATGGAACGAAAGAGCTTTTATTAGTTGCAAGAAAGCAAACTTGAACCATGACAATCTTTGCATGGCTGTGTTGGTTCAAGAAGTTATATGTGGCCAATATGCTTTTGTGACTCACACGAAGAATCCCTTATCTGGAGACACCTCAGAGATATATACTGAG GTTGTGAAGGGCTTGGGAGAGACTTTGGTGGGTGCGTATCCTGGACGTGCCATGAGCTTCATTACCAAAAAGACTAGTCTAATGTCTCATGTT GTAATCGGATACCCAAGCAAGTTAATAGGGTTATATTGTAAGCAGTCTATAATATTCAGATCAGACTCAAATGGTGAGGACCTGGAAGGATATGCAGGTGCTGGGCTTTATGACAG TGTAGTCATGGATAAAGTGGAGAAAGTTGTGTTAGACTACTCCAACGATCGGTTGATAGTGGATAAAGCTTTTCAAAACTCACTATTCTCGAAAATTGCAGAGGCTGGAAAAATCATAGAAGGTCTGTATGGTTGTCCCCAGGACATTGAAGGGGTGGTAAAAGATGGGGTTATATATGTAGTTCAGTCGAGGCCACAGATCTAG
- the LOC109021179 gene encoding alpha-glucan water dikinase 2 isoform X5: MASSKPASSSQVPRVHHFELVEGTQLQIDVIGSSSGRNVRIELQLRNCTTTWILHWGCIYRGNMNWFIPADHPSGKKAYKQGALQTPFTKSGEIYLLVIELRDPNIHAIEFVLKDGNRDRWLKLNHGNFRIEIPESDATLSHPTIPKDLIERKAYLLWESKGRPVSSPQQQKQEYDNALGELQIQLSKGLSLNELQSTYLSANTRSMATDRQEIRSHMPHSYQRRHNVDQWLQKHSEGHAKSTRLLSSSLLNLVEKSMGGDNVVSQQCYHVGNYEIVVLVKVVSGDCHILVATNMKGYAVLHWGISKSSPGEWLAPPAEILPEKSKLVVGACQTYFTEKSTGQAFFQVVDVNFQQRNFVGVQFIIWNGGSWIKNNGENFFVGLKLMKPIGKVYGDRDGEGIVKWLLDEISRREKEAERSLMHRFNIATELTERCKTEELGLIGILVWFRFMACRHLTWNKNYNVKPREISEAQDKFTNLLLRIYLNQPNDREIVRLIMACVGRGGQGDVGQRIRDDILVLQRNNDCKTGMMEEWHQKLHNNSSPDDVIICEALLNYIKCGFRIDMYWQTLNVNGLTKEKLASYDRPIVSEPRFRTEAKEGLIRDLTAYLRTLKAVHSGVDLESAIETCMGTSVKVIAGHDFTRVDSIGGLSQRLQECLDFVKAHVRDENIGQLMQKLLESRIELRPVLLSTHGRSKDLLFLDLALSSSVRTTMERGLKNLSFANPPEMMFFISLVLEDLCLSMVNNQDFIYCTKDWYRVSELYTYNSQWALQAKAVLDRVQLVLSERAQHYQKKIQPSADYLGNLLGVEKWAIDIFTEELIRAGSASILSSLINRFGPILRKVANLDCWQVISPAEVCGFIVSVDELVATQRRVYRKPTIILANRVTGDEEIADGIVAVLTLDMPDVLSHVAIRARNAKVCFASCFDQNIYRDLKLKEGKAISIRLKSTNLVTSDISSFNVSQNSFVSSSIPRGVALKKKTFYGKYAVSVEEFSSEMVGSKSCNIKFLGERVPSWVKIPMSVALPFGAFETVLSEYVNKDIANKISHFMKSVRGGDLSKLQGIQESVLQMNAPMALIHELKSKMRSSRMPWPGDEGDERWNHAWQAIKKVWASRWNERAFISCKKANLNHDNLCMAVLVQEVICGQYAFVTHTKNPLSGDTSEIYTEVVKGLGETLVGAYPGRAMSFITKKTSLMSHVVIGYPSKLIGLYCKQSIIFRSDSNGEDLEGYAGAGLYDSHG, from the exons ATGGCATCTTCAAAGCCTGCAAGCTCTTCCCAAGTTCCTCGAGTTCATCATTTTGAGCTCGTAGAAGGAACGCAACTTCAG ATTGATGTGATCGGATCTTCAAGTGGACGCAATGTTAGAATTGAACTTCAACTTAGGAACTGTACAACAACTTGGATACTCCACTGGGGTTGTATTTACCGTGGAAATAT GAACTGGTTCATTCCTGCTGATCATCCTTCTGGGAAAAAGGCTTACAAGCAAGGCGCATTGCAGACACCATTTACAAAG AGTGgagaaatatatttattagtcATTGAATTGCGGGACCCCAATATACATGCCATTGAATTTGTTTTGAAAGATGGCAATCGTGATAGATG GTTGAAATTAAACCATGGGAATTTTCGAATAGAGATACCTGAGAGTGATGCTACTCTTTCACACCCCACTATACCGAAGGATCTGATAGAACGCAAGGCATATTTACTCTGGGAAAGCAAGGGTAGGCCAGTAAGCTCACCGCAACAACAAAAG CAAGAATATGACAATGCTTTAGGAGAGCTCCAAATTCAGCTGTCGAAGGGTTTGTCTCTGAATGAGTTGCAGAGTACTTATCTAAGTGCAAATACTAGATCAATGGCTACTGATAGACAAGAAATCAGGAGTCATATGCCGCACTCTTACCAAAGGAGACATAATGTCGACCAATGGTTGCAAAAGCACTCGGAGGGACATGCCAAAAGCACTAGGTTGCTGTCATCATCTTTGTTGAATCTTGTAGAGAAATCTATGGGAGGAGACAATGTGGTCTCACAGCAATGTTATCACGTTGGCAACTATGAAATTGTG GTCCTTGTAAAAGTCGTTAGTGGTGACTGTCACATTTTGGTTGCTACGAACATGAAAGGTTATGCAGTGCTTCATTGGGGCATATCAAAGTCGTCCCCTGGGGAATGGTTG GCCCCTCCAGCAGAGATATTGCCTGAAAAGTCAAAGCTTGTTGTTGGAGCATGCCAAACTTATTTTACAGAGAAATCAACTGGACAAGCATTCTTTCAG GTTGTAGACGTTAACTTTCAGCAAAGGAATTTTGTGGGCGTCCAATTTATAATATGGAATGGAGGGTCTTGGATAAAAAATAATGGGGAAAATTTCTTTGTGGGCCTGAAACTAATGAAACCTATTGGGAAg GTCTATGGCGATCGGGATGGGGAAGGAATTGTCAAATGGTTACTTGATGAAATATctagaagagaaaaagaggcTGAGAGGTCATTGATGCACAG GTTCAACATTGCGACAGAATTGACTGAGCGCTGTAAAACTGAGGAACTGGGGCTTATTGGTATTTTAGTCTGGTTCAGATTCATGGCTTGCAGGCATCTAACGTGGAACAAGAATTACAATGTGAAGCCTCG TGAGATCAGTGAAGCTCAAGATAAGTTTACCAATTTACTACTAAGAATATATTTGAACCAGCCAAATGATCGGGAAATTGTGAGGCTTATAATGGCATGTGTTGGTCGTGGAGGTCAGGGCGATGTTGGGCAGAGGATCCGTGATGATATACTTGTGCTTCAG AGAAATAATGACTGCAAGACTGGAATGATGGAGGAATGGCACCAAAAGTTGCACAATAACAGTAGCCCAGATGATGTAATAATTTGTGAG GCACTCTTAAACTACATAAAATGTGGTTTTAGAATTGATATGTATTGGCAAACATTGAATGTAAATGGTCTCACCAAAGAGAAGCTTGCAAGTTATGATCGTCCAATTGTCTCGGAGCCTCGCTTCAGGACTGAAGCCAAGGAGGGTCTCATCCGTGACCTTACAGCGTACTTGAGGACATTAAAG GCAGTTCACTCAGGTGTTGACCTTGAATCTGCTATAGAAACTTGTATGGGTACCTCTGTCAAGGTAATTGCT GGTCATGATTTTACCAGAGTTGATTCTATTGGTGGTTTGTCACAAAGGTTGCAG GAATGCCTGGACTTTGTCAAAGCACATGTTCGTGATGAAAATATTGGTCAACTAATGCAG aAGTTATTGGAATCTCGCATTGAGCTTCGCCCTGTTCTGCTCAGCACTCATGGAAGATCAAAAGATTTACTTTTCCTTGATCTTGCTTTGAGTTCATCTGTTAGAACCACTATGGAAAGGGGACTGAAGAATCTAAGCTTTGCAAATCCACCA GAGATGATGTTCTTCATTTCCTTAGTACTTGAAGATTTATGTCTGTCAATGGTCAACAATCAAGACTTTATATACTGCACTAAG GACTGGTACCGTGTTTCTGAATTATACACTTATAATAGTCAGTGGGCGTTACAAGCGAAGGCTGTCCTTGATAGAGTACAGCTAGTACTTTCTGAAAGGGCTCAGCATTACCAGAAAAAGATCCAGCCTAGTGCAGATTATCTCGGTAATTTGCTCGGTGTTGAAAAATGGGCG ATTGATATATTTACGGAGGAGTTAATAAGGGCAGGATCAGCTTCTATTCTGTCTTCTCTCATTAACCGTTTCGGTCCTATTCTTAGAAAAGTTGCAAATTTGGACTG TTGGCAGGTCATCAGCCCTGCGGAAGTATGTGGTTTTATAGTTTCGGTTGATGAGTTGGTTGCTACTCAGAGAAGAGTTTATAGAAAACCAACCATTATACTTGCAAACAGAGTAACTGGAGATGAGGAGATTGCAGATGGGATTGTAGCTGTGCTAACACTTGACATGCCAGATGTTTTGTCCCATGTCGCTATCAGAGCAAGAAATGCAAAG GTATGTTTTGCTTCATGCTTCGATCAGAATATTTATAGGGATCTCAAGTTGAAGGAAGGCAAAGCAATATCAATACGTCTGAAGTCAACGAATTTAGTTACCAG TGACATCAGTAGCTTCAATGTATCTCAAAAttcctttgtttcttcttccatcCCTCGAGGAGTTGCCCTTAAAAAAAAGACCTTCTATGGTAAATATGCTGTTTCAGTCGAGGAGTTCAGTAGTGAGATG GTTGGTTCAAAATCTTGCAATATTAAGTTTTTAGGAGAAAGGGTGCCGTCATGGGTTAAGATTCCAATGTCAGTTGCCCTACCATTTGGTGCCTTCGAGACTGTTCTGTCTGAATATGTCAATAAG GACATAGCAAACAAGATTTCTCATTTCATGAAGTCTGTAAGAGGTGGTGACCTTTCAAAACTTCAAGGAATTCAGGAATCTGTTCTACAAATGAATGCCCCTATGGCTTTG ATCCATGAACTTAAGAGTAAGATGAGAAGTTCAAGAATGCCTTGGCCCGGTGATGAAGGTGATGAGAGGTGGAATCATGCCTGGCAAGCAATAAAGAAG GTTTGGGCTTCCAGATGGAACGAAAGAGCTTTTATTAGTTGCAAGAAAGCAAACTTGAACCATGACAATCTTTGCATGGCTGTGTTGGTTCAAGAAGTTATATGTGGCCAATATGCTTTTGTGACTCACACGAAGAATCCCTTATCTGGAGACACCTCAGAGATATATACTGAG GTTGTGAAGGGCTTGGGAGAGACTTTGGTGGGTGCGTATCCTGGACGTGCCATGAGCTTCATTACCAAAAAGACTAGTCTAATGTCTCATGTT GTAATCGGATACCCAAGCAAGTTAATAGGGTTATATTGTAAGCAGTCTATAATATTCAGATCAGACTCAAATGGTGAGGACCTGGAAGGATATGCAGGTGCTGGGCTTTATGACAG TCATGGATAA